The genomic region TGATAAGCCTCAGACCCGCTGGGTTCCATGAAGCCTCTCTTAACCTCCGGTGACAAGAGGGGTGAACAATCCTCCTCCACAAAAGATCTATCCGTGGCGAAACTACCAGCATCGTTCTGTACTTTCCATGTTTCAACatgtcaaattaagctagctgccgCTTTCCTCCTGACCCCACCTCCACTCATCCCCAAACCTGGCCGTGCCCCTTAGTGGCTCTTTCCTTCGCtcactttggtggcatttctCAAAATGTGTCTGGGCTATGCTTTTACattgggtttagttccactAACATCTGTCTGTGATGTGTAGCATGAGTgatttttaatgtattgtgtgtgtgtgtgtgtgtgtgtgtgtgtgtgtgtgtgtgtgtgtgtttctcaaCAGAACTGAGCTTGCAGTGGACAAAACCAGGCGCAAGAAGAGGAGAGAGCTCACAGAAGATCAGAAACATGAAATTAAAGAggcatttgatttatttgacaCTGACAAAGATAAAGAGATAGACTACCATGAGCTGAAGGTGAGTggggaaaaatgtgtttaaggaAGACATACGGATTAGGAGCAGTAGTTTACTGTTAATAATTAGGATTTAATTAATCGAGAGAAAGATATGGATGCGGCCACCGTATTTGCTCAGTAATTCAGTGCAGTTATTTAAGTAGTGgaaatatttgcttttattctttttagaTGTATGACATCATGTAAACATCCTACTCTAAACATAACCATATCTGCAATTCACCTTAGAGCAGGTCACTTATTTCCTTAGCCCCTTTCACTCCTTGATCCACATTCGTTCTTTTCGCACCGCAGTGACCCGCCTCAGAAGGTAGTCACAAACCTGGAACAGCTATGAGCTGTGAGGGAAGAGCAAGTATGATCTGGTGACACGAAACAAAGCAAAGACTGCAGGAGATGCAGAGTCAGTGGGAGCAGAGAAAACAGAGGCACAACAATTGTTCTTGCATGTAAAGCACTGATTGCATTTTGACAGCCTGTGATCTCACCAGATTGCCTTGAATGACGctaatgaaaaacaattatCTGGGACTTATGACAAGCTACACAGTTCAGAACACTACATGTAGAATGGACCCTCACCATCCAGTCCAAGGAGGGAGTCAGGTGGAACAGTTTTCCACATtgtattattcatttttagagTAAGATTAATTTATATATTGGTCTGAAATGCAGCTGCACAATATGCTGAATTCCAATCATCATCACAATCGATATGTGCAATATCGCAAGAGTGGTCCGCTCTTATATTTCAGTAGACATGCGTTCAAACTGCTTGCCAGTAACAGGTTTTTACCAGTTGGATGGACTCTTCCCGTTGTTTATGTCCTGCTAAAGCTCCACAAGAGTTGTGGGGACCTTATGATCATAGTAACGAAAGAGAGTCTTGGAGTAAATGTGGGATGATTGATATCATCGCAGTATTCAGTCAGGTTTGTCctgtttttatacatttacagCTTCATTGTTTGTAATAACTTGTGTAAAAATTCTGTTGTGGTCATTATTacatatttaatacattattaaTCAGACCATAATTTGCTTTTACTGATGCTGCTTAGAAACTAGAAACACATTTATGCTGGTCATGTCAGACTCACATGATTGGTTGAGAACATTTTACCTGATCGATTGTGAAAGATATGGTTTCCAATCTTCATTAAATTTACATTTCCCACGAGGTGGCAATGCGCGCCCTCGGGTTCGAAGTGAAAAAAGTGGACGTTCTGAAGATTCTGAAGGACTACGACAGGGAGGGCAATGGCAAAATTACATTTGAGGACTTCAATGAAGTGGGTAAGGTGGACGTCGGCGCTGACAGGAGCGATGACACCGACTCGGGGTGGCGTCAGTAACTTATATAAGCATGCTCTATGACCGTCCACAGTGACGGATCGCATCCTGGAGCGGGACCCGAAGGAGGAGATCATGAAGGCTTTTAAGCTCTTTGACGACGACGAGTCGGGGAAAATCAGCCTGAGGAACCTGAGAAGAGTCGCGCGAGAACTCGGTGAAGACATCAGTGACGAGGAGCTGCGCAGCATGATTGACGAGTTTGACACAGATGGAGATGGAGAGAGTACGTGAGATTATAGAGCCTGCTTACTCTGCTTTCTGCGAGGGtgtccacacttttcagacctGTTAATCAAAAATACGACATTGTTATTTACCAACGAGGAAGATATTTATTGcctgactttatttttgttcctttttcagTCAACCAGGAGGAGTTCCTCTCCATCATGACCGGAGACTCCTGACGATTCCCAACTCTTTTGTTGGATACTTCATTCAGATTGTGAGAAGCTGAAGGACGTGCAGCTTTTCGTCATAGCTCTGAGGTGGACTGGATTCATTTCATTGACCTGgaggctttttttgttttcatttcttgcATGGCAACATTGGACTGAGTGGGAGGCTCAAGATCAGTCGCATCACCCTGGGGCACACCAGGGCATCTTTATTATTCAGTTATTCCAAAGTCACACTTGGTTCAATATAAACGATGTAAAGTAGGAACTATTCAAAACTCCAGGTTTGTCGTTTCCTCTGACTTGGAAAAAGTGAAGCAACATGTTTAAAAGTCTATTTTCTAAAACAGTTGTATATCATACAGTTATTGGTTGTACTTGTTAGTAACATGTCAGTGTTTGGAtgtgctatttatttttttacacaataAATTGTTTTGCCAGCTGATCACATTTTCTTTAGGTTACAGGTTAGTGACCTCACTCTTCATAAAATTCTGCTTGTGTTGCAAATGTGCTCTGCTTCAGATTTAAAACCAGAAATCCTGCTAGTGAGCAGGAAAATGATTGATTAATGATGGAAAAGTCCCACCATAACCTTCCCCATTTTTTCCACTGGGCTGAATGTTTTGGATTTGTCTAGTTAtcatcatatatttttttttaacttcctGTTTAAATGTGCCCATCAGCAACAAACAATTTCTGACAAAGTTTTTTACACTTAACTATTTCAGCAAGCAGGTTTCGACAAACTTTATTATATAGAGTAAAGACCAAAACTCTTCATACACCTGGCAGGTTTAGATACAAAATGATTTTCATCCAACCTTGTGGTTTGTTTCTGAAAAGAAATTGTGCTGGCAAATCTGCACAAAGTGCAGGCAAAAAGTGATTCTAACAATTTAAAAGGTGTATCAACTTTGATAAAGTATCTGTaagattatttctgtttttatgaataatcagtggaaaaatcTTTGTCATTACACCAATCAAACCCTTCCTGTAATTGCTGAGAAGCTTTTTGCAGCTCTCAAAATGCAGAAGTGACTTAAATTGCCTTATTATTCTCTAAACTCTAATGttggcaaaacaaacttttataaATTGGTAGAAACTCATagtttgttttctcctttttgttaaTGACAATTTTCCCTTTTCTCATGTATCAGAgctcatttaatttctttttaatctgTCAGATAAAACCGCAGCCAGTAAAAGTAAACGTGTGTTAAATGCAGATTCATATCATGCCAACCAAAAACAACAGCTTTAATTAGTTAAAATTTAATTAGTTAAAAGAGCTTGGAGACCCTGTCAGAGATGGGTTTAAATCAGATGCACTGTTGCATCATAGTGAAGCACAGACCTTTCCACTCTGTTATGGATCTACAGTTTGAGTTTTGATGATTAGATGTTTCATGATTTACCCTTACTGTCCACTAGATGGCGCTATTCATCAGAACTACACGGAATATCAGAGGGGGTGACACAAAATGCTGTCTGATCTTTTATCTCAGAGAGGAGAAGCCCAACAGCTTTGCTTTGTGTCTGGGTGGGAAGTTCTTGTAATTCTCAATTTTATCAAGGAATAAAGAAGCCTTTAATAACAGTAGAATAACAACGATATCATTCAGGGCTGGCCCAAGGTTGTTAGGGGCCTTAAGcagaattgaatttgaattgtaGTTCTGGAACTGAaactttaaacaatttaaaacattttaatttatctattctgaaaccatcaaatcaaattattttgaacactgTTAACAGACGAACACAAATTTTAACGGATGCCTTTAAGATAAAACAtcaaattattattgttattattaaatcGAGTCAGAATAATCTATAAGCTTTTTTAAGctcatttttgcatttattttaaatttctaaTCTCTTTAACTTTTATATTTCATGAATATTGTTCACCTCAAAGTACAAACCGGAGCCAGGGCTCTTGTTTAAAAGAGCAGCTGCTGGCTCTGAAGACATCAGTTCAAACTGTATTACGACATAACATACCAGCGGAGCTGAGGAGGAGATACAGAGGCTGCGAGGCCAGTGTTAAAGTAAAGGCTGAGTGGGTGGACAGCCAGAGGCGCTCTAAACATTCCATTCCTATTGTCATATTGGGAAATGTGAATTCACTGCTAACAAGATCGATGAGCTGTCTGCACTGATCAAACAGCGGATTTATCGTGTTGCAACATTTTATGTTCTCTGAAACGTGGCTAACTGATTTCATACAAGTTGCTAATGTAAAGGTCCATGGATTCCCTGCAGTGAGACcaaacagagacaccaaacaaAGCTTGGAAGATGCAAAGGTGGGGGACTCATCTtgtacagatccttctcaaaatattagcatattgtgataaagttaattattttccataatgtcatgatgaaaatttaacattcatatattttagattcattgcacactaactaaaatatttcaggtcttttattgtcttaatacggatgattttggcatacagctcatgaaaacccaaaattcctatctcacaaaattagcatatcattaaaagggtctctaaacgagctatgaacctaatcatctgaatcaacgagttaactctaaacacctgcaaaagattcctgaggcctttaccagcctggttcatcactcaaaacc from Girardinichthys multiradiatus isolate DD_20200921_A chromosome 8, DD_fGirMul_XY1, whole genome shotgun sequence harbors:
- the cetn3 gene encoding centrin-3, which encodes MSLSLRTELAVDKTRRKKRRELTEDQKHEIKEAFDLFDTDKDKEIDYHELKVAMRALGFEVKKVDVLKILKDYDREGNGKITFEDFNEVVTDRILERDPKEEIMKAFKLFDDDESGKISLRNLRRVARELGEDISDEELRSMIDEFDTDGDGEINQEEFLSIMTGDS